A genomic stretch from Telmatocola sphagniphila includes:
- a CDS encoding alpha/beta hydrolase family protein: MRFGFKKPVLLALFLGMFTCLDSQVLQAQTKDGTNSKPKYEDVSFLTVDGLRLFGNWYRGNKGKNSDAVMLLPNFKGEVAKGEWNTLAEALQAEGFSVLAFDFRGHGKSKSIKTFEEPKRYVDVYSFPWNKLAGVSQMTNPLGLKSIDATKFNSAIYPYLVNDIAAARKFIDNRNDAGECNSGRISVIGDRDSCGLGMAWMGTEFKRIAIYPKNTFDIAPYNHYGSKDLVAGVWLSYRNGPGGTLTVVNNAIQADNVAREIIKDKVSMAFIYGDGDRESQSMARKWFDKWGIPNTATDDPRIAKYMIEVKNGKSLLGINLCDPSKNLDTIKIIVEFMVKTQKKQLAGSDWVQRNANTDVPMKTSLDIYGLRNP, encoded by the coding sequence ATGCGATTCGGTTTCAAAAAACCAGTCCTGTTGGCCCTGTTTTTGGGCATGTTTACTTGTTTGGATTCGCAAGTTCTTCAAGCGCAAACGAAAGACGGCACCAACTCCAAACCCAAATACGAGGATGTCTCGTTCCTGACCGTGGATGGGCTCCGACTTTTCGGGAACTGGTATCGAGGCAATAAGGGCAAGAACTCGGATGCGGTGATGCTGCTTCCCAACTTCAAAGGGGAAGTTGCCAAGGGGGAATGGAACACCCTGGCGGAAGCGCTGCAGGCCGAAGGATTTTCCGTATTAGCCTTCGATTTCCGGGGCCATGGCAAAAGCAAGAGCATCAAGACTTTCGAAGAACCCAAACGCTACGTCGATGTCTACTCCTTCCCCTGGAACAAACTGGCCGGCGTCTCACAGATGACCAATCCTCTGGGATTGAAATCGATTGATGCGACCAAATTCAATTCCGCCATTTATCCCTATCTGGTGAATGACATTGCCGCGGCTCGCAAATTCATCGATAACCGGAACGATGCGGGCGAGTGCAACTCGGGACGCATCAGCGTGATCGGCGATCGCGATTCCTGCGGACTGGGCATGGCCTGGATGGGAACGGAATTTAAACGCATCGCCATTTACCCCAAGAACACCTTCGATATCGCACCTTACAACCACTATGGTAGCAAGGATCTCGTTGCCGGTGTCTGGCTCTCCTATCGTAACGGACCCGGGGGCACCCTCACCGTCGTCAATAACGCCATCCAGGCGGATAACGTCGCTCGTGAAATCATCAAGGATAAGGTCAGCATGGCCTTCATCTATGGCGATGGCGACCGGGAATCTCAGAGCATGGCTCGCAAGTGGTTCGATAAATGGGGCATTCCAAATACCGCCACGGATGATCCTCGGATTGCCAAATACATGATCGAAGTGAAAAATGGCAAATCCCTGCTCGGCATCAACCTCTGCGATCCGTCAAAAAATCTCGACACGATCAAGATCATCGTCGAATTCATGGTAAAAACCCAGAAAAAACAGCTGGCGGGTAGCGATTGGGTTCAACGCAACGCCAACACCGACGTTCCCATGAAAACATCGCTCGATATTTACGGCCTGCGCAATCCCTAA